Proteins from a genomic interval of Roseimicrobium gellanilyticum:
- a CDS encoding protein kinase domain-containing protein — MTPSKTCPECGALLPADAHDALCPACLLSHAARDLDVTQPAAGPQQSAESLLQHLPCDFGGYHVLRLLGRGGMGTVYEAEQRTTGRRVALKILGQAPDTAEMRQRFLREGRLAASVSHPNTVYIFGTEEIEGAPVIVMELADGGTLKDELKRRGPLPVREAVDAVLQIIDGLESAHTAGVLHRDVKPANCFLTPEGVVKVGDFGLSVSTLARTDTKLTASGMMLGTPSFAPPEQLRGDDLDARADIYSVGATLYALLTGRVPFEGENVIHVVTRVLDAAPKPPLERRADLPPDLSQVIMRCLAKKREDRFATYAALREALLPFSSQVRQPAPLGLRFVGKFLNETFVMIPEMVIGIWMGWDAFDKFLADRGAGSFALLLGFMAVYILYYTITEGIWGTSPGKALCGLRVVRLDGAVPGIPRALVRALCWTLGLNLGYLFIFFTTSAEEYRAAVERQWSPIWFWIFTPLWLLLLVTMRRSNGYATVQDLLSGTRVVVRPKTPVRPRLAVVVEEAAPSRGERLGPYLINQTKTGAASYLEGYDDVLRRRVWIRSCEGTALPISEPRRHASRATRLRWLGGVRAEGGGWDAYEAPQGRALIYMPPQSQPWSTVRHWLQDLAQEMDAALRDGTLPASLSFAHVWLTADGRAVLLDDPWQDHGHVMISQEDETSHHVSNAATAEKFLHAVATRLLDPASIPLHAQDFLSKLSTGAMDRLSFVQGNLQSLMGRSAAISRRRRFASLALLPGALLTCLMLFGFALWELKRPVEAFQQQHSAHAELPLLVTAYEAMREGPPHWTDKQMHDAARIVAAHKALIEEPKFAEITADVFTDEQRDLARAAVRDNAGMTGAELESAKTQLNAQMLEIGTAPHDPRLLFYVAGVVMVFAATVNAVSMLLLGTSAGFRMFGIALVNRHGKPASRLRLFWRSLVAWVPLVLLLMITGAAHQHDKSMAPQLAWLFASLFTLWVAAGVWAIVRPMRGIHDWVSGTRLIPH, encoded by the coding sequence ATGACACCTTCGAAGACCTGCCCCGAATGCGGCGCCCTGCTGCCCGCAGATGCCCATGATGCCCTCTGCCCTGCCTGCCTGTTGAGCCATGCGGCGCGCGATCTGGATGTCACCCAACCCGCGGCCGGGCCGCAGCAGTCTGCGGAATCCCTGCTGCAGCATCTGCCTTGCGACTTCGGTGGTTATCATGTGCTGCGACTGCTGGGCCGCGGCGGCATGGGCACCGTCTATGAAGCAGAGCAACGCACGACCGGCCGTCGCGTGGCCTTGAAGATTCTCGGGCAGGCACCGGACACCGCGGAAATGCGTCAGCGCTTCCTGCGCGAAGGACGGCTCGCAGCTTCGGTGAGTCATCCGAATACCGTGTACATCTTCGGCACGGAGGAAATTGAAGGTGCGCCCGTCATCGTCATGGAACTGGCCGACGGAGGCACACTGAAGGATGAACTCAAACGACGCGGCCCGCTGCCAGTGAGAGAGGCCGTGGACGCCGTGCTGCAAATCATTGATGGCCTTGAATCAGCACACACCGCTGGTGTGCTGCATCGCGATGTGAAGCCGGCGAATTGCTTCCTCACACCGGAGGGAGTCGTGAAAGTGGGTGACTTCGGCCTCTCTGTCTCCACGCTCGCGCGCACGGACACGAAACTCACCGCCAGCGGCATGATGTTGGGCACGCCCTCCTTCGCGCCACCGGAACAGTTGCGTGGTGACGATCTGGACGCACGCGCGGACATTTACTCCGTGGGCGCCACCCTCTATGCACTGCTCACGGGGCGTGTCCCTTTTGAAGGAGAGAATGTCATCCACGTGGTGACGAGGGTGCTGGATGCCGCACCCAAGCCGCCCCTGGAGCGGCGTGCCGATTTGCCGCCGGATCTTTCGCAGGTGATCATGCGTTGCCTCGCAAAGAAGCGCGAGGATCGCTTCGCCACTTATGCCGCTTTGCGGGAAGCCCTGCTGCCCTTCAGCTCGCAAGTGCGGCAACCAGCGCCATTGGGCCTGCGTTTCGTTGGCAAGTTCCTGAATGAAACATTCGTCATGATCCCCGAAATGGTCATTGGGATCTGGATGGGATGGGATGCTTTTGACAAGTTCCTCGCAGACCGCGGCGCCGGATCCTTCGCCCTACTTCTTGGTTTCATGGCGGTGTACATTCTGTACTACACCATCACTGAAGGCATCTGGGGCACGTCCCCGGGCAAGGCGCTCTGTGGTCTCCGCGTCGTACGCCTGGATGGGGCGGTGCCCGGCATTCCGCGTGCGCTGGTGCGGGCCCTGTGCTGGACACTGGGTCTGAACCTCGGCTACCTCTTCATCTTCTTCACCACCTCAGCGGAAGAGTACCGGGCTGCGGTGGAACGGCAGTGGAGCCCCATCTGGTTCTGGATTTTCACACCCCTGTGGCTGCTCCTCCTGGTGACCATGCGCCGCTCCAACGGATATGCCACGGTGCAGGATCTCCTCAGCGGCACCCGAGTCGTGGTGCGGCCCAAGACCCCGGTGCGCCCACGCCTTGCCGTGGTGGTAGAAGAGGCCGCCCCATCACGTGGCGAGCGCCTCGGGCCCTACCTGATCAACCAGACAAAGACGGGGGCCGCCTCGTATCTCGAGGGATATGATGACGTCCTACGCCGGCGTGTGTGGATACGTTCCTGCGAAGGCACGGCACTTCCGATCAGCGAACCGCGCAGGCATGCCAGCCGCGCCACCCGCCTTCGCTGGCTGGGAGGTGTGCGTGCGGAAGGCGGTGGATGGGATGCGTATGAAGCACCCCAAGGCCGTGCTCTCATCTACATGCCACCGCAATCCCAGCCCTGGAGCACCGTGCGGCACTGGCTGCAGGACCTCGCGCAGGAGATGGACGCTGCTCTGCGGGACGGGACACTCCCTGCCTCTCTCTCCTTTGCCCATGTCTGGCTGACCGCGGATGGCCGTGCCGTGTTGCTGGATGATCCCTGGCAGGATCACGGGCACGTGATGATCAGTCAGGAGGATGAGACTTCCCACCATGTCAGCAACGCGGCGACTGCGGAGAAATTCCTGCATGCTGTGGCAACGAGACTGCTCGATCCTGCCAGCATCCCACTCCATGCGCAGGACTTTCTCTCGAAGCTCTCCACCGGAGCCATGGATCGTCTGAGCTTCGTGCAGGGGAATCTCCAGTCCCTCATGGGCCGCTCTGCCGCCATCTCCCGCCGCCGGAGGTTTGCCTCGCTGGCATTGCTGCCCGGGGCGCTTCTCACATGCCTGATGCTGTTCGGCTTCGCCCTGTGGGAGCTCAAACGCCCTGTTGAGGCCTTCCAGCAACAGCACTCTGCTCACGCGGAGCTGCCTCTTCTGGTGACCGCCTATGAAGCCATGCGAGAAGGCCCGCCTCATTGGACCGACAAGCAAATGCACGACGCCGCGCGGATTGTTGCCGCTCACAAGGCATTGATTGAGGAGCCCAAGTTCGCCGAAATCACCGCGGATGTATTCACAGACGAGCAGCGGGATCTGGCGCGGGCTGCGGTGCGAGACAATGCCGGGATGACCGGGGCAGAACTGGAATCAGCGAAAACACAGCTGAACGCCCAGATGCTGGAGATAGGCACCGCACCTCACGATCCCCGTCTTCTGTTCTACGTGGCCGGAGTCGTGATGGTATTCGCAGCCACAGTGAATGCCGTTTCCATGCTGCTCCTCGGAACCAGCGCAGGCTTCCGGATGTTTGGCATCGCCCTGGTCAACCGCCACGGAAAGCCCGCGAGCCGCCTGCGCCTCTTCTGGCGGTCGCTGGTGGCATGGGTCCCACTGGTGCTCCTTCTGATGATAACAGGCGCGGCACATCAGCACGACAAGTCCATGGCTCCACAACTCGCCTGGCTGTTTGCCAGCCTCTTCACCTTGTGGGTGGCCGCGGGAGTATGGGCCATCGTCCGCCCCATGCGTGGCATCCATGACTGGGTGTCAGGCACGCGCCTGATTCCTCATTGA
- a CDS encoding RNA polymerase sigma factor → MDDSIAPGAREFHTTRWSMVLAAQRAADTTQMHTALATLCRDYWYPLYAFVRRKGHAPHDAQDLTQAFFADLLGRPITGIDPSRGKFRSYLLGALKHFLANDWDRASAKKRGGGRPALEWDALNAEARFALEPSDSMEPDALYDRRWALELMDRAMANLQAEYEQKGDTTRFAVLKISLSTSSPPPAELAAALGMSEGAAKVAVHRLRQRYREVLREEIAQTVATEAEVEAEMRHLVAVLRQA, encoded by the coding sequence ATGGACGACTCGATCGCTCCCGGAGCGAGAGAATTTCACACCACGCGATGGAGCATGGTGCTGGCCGCGCAACGCGCTGCTGACACCACGCAGATGCACACTGCCCTGGCCACCCTGTGCCGGGACTACTGGTATCCCCTCTACGCATTTGTACGGCGCAAAGGTCACGCCCCGCATGATGCGCAGGATCTCACGCAGGCATTCTTTGCGGATCTCCTCGGACGACCAATCACAGGAATCGATCCATCGCGGGGGAAGTTCCGTTCTTATCTGCTGGGAGCGCTCAAACACTTCCTGGCCAATGACTGGGACCGTGCTTCCGCAAAAAAACGTGGTGGAGGCCGCCCTGCTTTGGAGTGGGATGCGCTGAACGCGGAAGCGCGGTTTGCGCTGGAACCCTCGGACAGCATGGAGCCCGATGCGCTCTATGATCGCCGCTGGGCACTGGAGCTGATGGATCGAGCCATGGCAAACCTACAGGCCGAGTATGAGCAAAAGGGCGATACGACGCGCTTTGCCGTTCTGAAAATTTCGCTCTCCACTTCAAGTCCACCCCCGGCGGAACTGGCCGCTGCTCTCGGCATGAGCGAAGGCGCCGCCAAGGTGGCGGTGCATCGCCTGCGCCAGCGTTACCGCGAAGTGTTGCGCGAGGAGATTGCCCAAACCGTGGCCACTGAAGCCGAGGTGGAGGCGGAGATGCGGCATCTCGTAGCTGTTCTGCGGCAGGCGTAA